The following proteins are encoded in a genomic region of alpha proteobacterium U9-1i:
- a CDS encoding glycosyltransferase, with protein MFDSTIINQATRAPSFPLAISRLGKIAFVGSFPPRRCGVATFTADLSTAVGGAARDVACEIVALNDRPTGHAYDDQVTVEIAQNDPADYIAAAHALNAADVDIVSLQHEFGIFGGAAGEHILRFCAELRCPIVTTLHTVLERPSADQRRVMDRLIALSAKLVVMSQKGREVLLRVFPAASSKVCVIAHGAPDRPLSDGVAAKRRLDLAGREVALTFGLLSPNKGIESVIEALPAIAAARPNVMYVVLGATHPHLVEHEGEAYRARLAGLAAELGVAKNIRFVDAFVDSDLLIEYLTAADIYVTPYLHEAQVTSGTLAYALALGKPVVSTPYWHAQEALANGVGVLVDFGASKRFGEAITRLLSDHEVRQALARRAHHASRDATWPRIGERYLELMNKVIAEPPERALETKRARALPAVTLRWLERMTDDCGILQHTRFNVPDRNHGYCVDDNARALIATVRLAMLQPANTRLADLASRYAAFVEHAWNPDRWAFRNFMGYDRRWLEDVGSQDSVGRTLWSIGETARFALDPELRGWALDLWGRAAPAAQALTSSRALAFTALGQHALLMAGHADARHELDRVARELLRRFNEGCCDTWNWFEDVLGYDNARVPEAMLRAGEALRDQGLIDAGLSALDWLRSIQTHSGGRFAPVGAESFGRTRTRPALFDQQPIEVCATVDACWAAFDVSGDRAWAEEAERAFAWFFGGNVLSMPVALPETGGSFDGLTRTGVNRNQGAESGLSYLMALCAMHARQRVSGQTLG; from the coding sequence GTGTTCGATTCGACGATCATCAATCAGGCAACGCGCGCGCCATCGTTTCCGTTGGCGATTTCTCGACTGGGTAAAATTGCTTTCGTCGGTAGCTTCCCGCCACGTCGCTGCGGTGTCGCAACGTTCACGGCGGACCTATCCACCGCCGTTGGAGGTGCGGCGAGAGATGTAGCGTGTGAAATCGTCGCGCTGAATGATCGCCCTACAGGTCACGCATATGATGACCAGGTCACCGTTGAAATCGCGCAAAACGACCCCGCAGACTATATTGCCGCCGCGCACGCATTGAACGCGGCTGATGTCGACATCGTTTCGCTTCAGCACGAGTTTGGCATTTTCGGCGGCGCGGCCGGCGAACACATTCTGCGCTTCTGCGCCGAATTGCGCTGCCCGATCGTGACGACATTGCACACGGTGCTTGAGCGGCCGAGCGCCGATCAACGCAGGGTCATGGACCGCCTGATCGCGTTGTCGGCTAAATTAGTCGTGATGTCGCAGAAGGGCCGCGAGGTGTTGCTGCGCGTGTTTCCCGCGGCGAGTTCAAAAGTTTGCGTCATTGCTCACGGTGCGCCTGACCGGCCATTGTCGGACGGGGTGGCTGCAAAGCGGCGACTGGACCTGGCGGGCCGAGAGGTTGCGTTGACGTTCGGTTTGCTCTCGCCCAACAAGGGCATCGAGAGTGTGATCGAAGCGCTTCCCGCTATCGCGGCGGCGCGGCCGAACGTCATGTACGTGGTGCTGGGCGCCACGCATCCGCATCTGGTGGAGCACGAGGGCGAAGCCTATCGCGCTCGCTTGGCGGGTTTGGCGGCCGAACTCGGCGTGGCGAAAAACATTCGGTTTGTCGATGCTTTCGTCGATTCCGATCTGCTGATCGAATATCTCACGGCAGCCGACATCTACGTGACGCCCTATCTGCATGAAGCTCAGGTGACTTCAGGGACTCTGGCTTATGCGCTGGCATTGGGCAAACCGGTTGTATCGACGCCCTATTGGCACGCGCAGGAAGCCTTGGCGAACGGCGTCGGCGTGCTGGTGGATTTCGGCGCCTCCAAACGCTTCGGCGAAGCGATTACACGCTTGTTGAGCGATCATGAAGTGCGCCAAGCCTTGGCGCGCCGGGCGCATCACGCCTCCCGCGACGCGACCTGGCCGCGGATCGGCGAGCGTTATCTGGAACTCATGAATAAGGTTATTGCCGAGCCGCCGGAGCGCGCGCTGGAGACCAAGCGCGCCCGCGCTTTGCCTGCCGTTACCTTGCGTTGGCTTGAACGCATGACGGATGATTGCGGCATTCTGCAGCATACGCGGTTCAACGTGCCGGATCGCAACCATGGCTATTGCGTGGACGACAATGCACGTGCGCTGATCGCCACTGTGCGGTTAGCGATGCTGCAGCCCGCGAACACGCGGCTTGCCGATCTTGCATCACGATACGCGGCGTTCGTCGAGCATGCGTGGAATCCGGACCGCTGGGCGTTTCGAAATTTCATGGGTTATGACCGCCGCTGGCTGGAGGACGTTGGTTCGCAAGACAGCGTCGGACGCACGCTCTGGTCGATCGGCGAGACCGCGCGATTTGCGCTTGATCCTGAATTGCGTGGCTGGGCGCTGGATCTGTGGGGTCGCGCCGCGCCTGCCGCCCAAGCGCTCACATCGTCCCGCGCGCTGGCGTTCACCGCACTCGGTCAGCACGCATTGTTGATGGCGGGTCACGCTGACGCACGCCATGAACTGGACCGCGTGGCGCGCGAGCTGTTGCGCCGCTTCAACGAGGGTTGCTGCGACACGTGGAACTGGTTTGAGGATGTGCTGGGATACGACAATGCTCGTGTTCCCGAAGCGATGTTGCGCGCGGGTGAAGCGTTGCGTGACCAGGGCTTGATCGATGCGGGTTTGAGCGCGTTGGATTGGCTCCGCAGCATACAAACCCATTCGGGCGGGCGCTTCGCGCCTGTGGGCGCGGAAAGTTTTGGCCGAACGCGAACACGCCCAGCATTGTTCGATCAACAGCCTATCGAAGTCTGCGCCACGGTTGACGCTTGTTGGGCGGCCTTCGATGTAAGCGGCGATCGCGCTTGGGCGGAGGAGGCCGAGCGCGCGTTTGCCTGGTTCTTTGGTGGAAATGTTTTGAGCATGCCGGTTGCGCTGCCCGAGACCGGCGGCAGTTTCGATGGCCTCACCCGCACCGGTGTGAATCGAAATCAGGGCGCGGAATCGGGATTGTCCTATCTGATGGCGCTCTGCGCGATGCATGCGCGACAGCGCGTGTCGGGTCAGACGCTTGGTTGA
- a CDS encoding predicted glycoside hydrolase, whose translation MVDVKHIDGRLTPDPSRVVIRPFHIAPEPRDMHPVQAGRAQRIVDAVLAMSEAECQREFAKVDADFDDRHWQTEDVYARRCQQVLDDLGIKRGDLQPEQRELIGAYFCHEYSYAAAAIMNPSIVPHPNQAGLGEGDQRFVMSLRTVGEGHISSIAFREGILAQDGTLNLWPSPPFSMAAEADAPVLEGEVLARRSPTTAISGAVIFPFTRAQRNGLEDLRLVRFTEDDGAKRYFGTYTAYSGSGIASEMLETRDFDTFKFSPMRGEAAKNKGMGLFPKRVGGAYAMIGRQDGESLFFMQSDDVLHWRGGEKLLAPRFPWELVQIGNCGSPIELDEGWLILTHGVGAMRKYAIGAALLDKANPRKVLGRLAEPLISPSDENREGYVPNVCYTCGALKHGDQLFLPYAVADSSVLFALVGLKSLVAAMK comes from the coding sequence ATGGTGGATGTGAAGCATATCGATGGCCGCCTGACGCCTGACCCGTCGCGAGTCGTCATTCGCCCCTTTCACATTGCGCCCGAGCCGCGCGATATGCATCCCGTGCAAGCCGGGCGCGCGCAACGCATTGTCGACGCTGTGCTGGCGATGTCCGAGGCCGAGTGTCAGCGCGAGTTCGCGAAGGTGGATGCCGATTTCGACGATCGGCACTGGCAAACCGAGGACGTGTACGCCCGCCGATGCCAGCAGGTGCTTGATGATCTCGGGATCAAGCGTGGCGATTTGCAACCTGAGCAGCGTGAGTTGATCGGCGCGTATTTCTGCCATGAATATTCGTACGCCGCTGCGGCCATCATGAACCCCAGCATCGTCCCGCATCCCAACCAGGCTGGCTTGGGAGAAGGGGATCAGCGCTTCGTGATGTCGCTGCGCACGGTCGGGGAGGGGCACATTTCCTCGATCGCGTTTCGCGAAGGGATTCTCGCACAAGACGGCACATTGAACCTTTGGCCGTCGCCGCCATTCTCGATGGCCGCCGAAGCCGATGCGCCGGTGTTGGAGGGCGAAGTGCTCGCACGCCGCTCGCCCACCACGGCGATATCCGGCGCTGTGATCTTTCCGTTCACCCGCGCACAACGCAACGGCCTGGAGGATCTTCGTCTGGTGCGTTTCACCGAGGATGATGGCGCCAAGCGCTATTTCGGCACCTACACCGCCTATTCCGGGTCAGGCATCGCGTCGGAAATGTTGGAGACGCGCGACTTCGACACCTTCAAATTTTCACCGATGCGCGGCGAGGCCGCCAAGAACAAGGGCATGGGCTTGTTTCCGAAGCGCGTCGGCGGCGCGTACGCGATGATCGGGCGTCAGGACGGAGAAAGCTTGTTCTTCATGCAGTCCGACGATGTATTGCATTGGCGTGGCGGGGAGAAATTACTCGCGCCTCGATTCCCCTGGGAGCTTGTGCAGATAGGCAATTGCGGATCGCCGATTGAACTCGATGAGGGTTGGCTGATCCTCACGCACGGTGTCGGCGCAATGCGCAAGTACGCCATCGGGGCGGCGCTGCTGGATAAGGCCAATCCGCGCAAGGTCTTGGGCAGGCTCGCCGAACCGTTGATTTCACCATCCGACGAGAATCGCGAAGGATACGTGCCGAACGTTTGCTACACTTGCGGCGCGCTGAAGCACGGAGATCAATTGTTCTTGCCGTACGCGGTCGCCGATTCATCGGTGCTGTTCGCGCTGGTTGGGTTGAAGTCGCTTGTCGCCGCCATGAAATGA
- a CDS encoding Bll8034 protein, which translates to MDTPRGDNTRGDHLGATNSDVSAADAAQRIKQAASGAVNTAKNVASDALGKGAEQVERTTQSAASALRRASQECQDEHAWIGTALRKSADGLDRASSALSGGDMRGVFDDVNSFARRQPALFLGVSLALGFAAARVGKTAIERANAEHSDPLTRSDSFGAI; encoded by the coding sequence ATGGACACCCCACGCGGCGACAACACACGCGGCGATCATCTCGGCGCGACCAATTCCGATGTAAGCGCGGCGGATGCAGCGCAACGGATCAAGCAAGCAGCCTCAGGCGCGGTAAATACCGCGAAAAACGTAGCGAGCGACGCCCTCGGCAAAGGTGCGGAACAAGTCGAGCGCACCACGCAAAGCGCAGCCTCCGCACTGCGGCGCGCATCTCAGGAGTGCCAGGACGAGCACGCATGGATCGGAACCGCGCTGCGCAAGTCAGCGGACGGCCTTGATCGCGCGTCGAGCGCCCTGTCGGGTGGCGACATGCGTGGTGTGTTTGACGACGTCAACAGCTTCGCGCGCCGGCAACCTGCATTGTTCCTCGGCGTCAGCCTCGCCCTCGGCTTTGCCGCGGCACGCGTCGGAAAAACTGCGATTGAGCGCGCGAACGCTGAGCACAGCGATCCACTCACGCGCTCCGATTCATTCGGAGCGATCTGA
- a CDS encoding DNA-directed RNA polymerase specialized sigma subunit (sigma24-like) has product MSLSTIIAPHVPYLRRYARALTGSQRAGDEKVADTLRALVADASKFEKSLPPRIALYRVFHSVLPKDAGGAAQERGLAGKAQERLQTLAPANRQALLLTTIEGFTTDEAARIMNATWRDVSKLVEQARDDIDRQTRARILIIEDETLIAMDLSDIVSKLGHSVVATADTASKAVVAAAQHKPDLVLADVQLADGSSGIDAVADILGQMQVPVIFITAFPDRLLTGERPEPTFLITKPYLEETVQAAVSQALFFESTREVA; this is encoded by the coding sequence ATGTCGCTATCAACCATCATTGCCCCCCATGTTCCCTATCTGCGCCGCTACGCGCGGGCGCTTACAGGGTCACAACGCGCCGGTGACGAAAAAGTTGCCGATACGCTGAGGGCCTTGGTGGCCGACGCGTCAAAATTTGAGAAATCCTTGCCGCCGCGCATCGCCCTTTACCGAGTTTTCCACTCGGTTTTGCCAAAGGACGCTGGGGGCGCCGCGCAAGAGCGTGGTCTGGCCGGCAAAGCCCAAGAGCGCTTACAAACTCTGGCTCCGGCAAACCGCCAGGCGCTGCTGCTTACGACAATCGAGGGTTTCACCACGGACGAAGCCGCGCGCATCATGAACGCCACTTGGCGCGACGTGTCCAAACTCGTCGAGCAAGCCCGCGACGACATCGATCGCCAGACGCGCGCACGCATCCTCATCATCGAGGACGAAACGCTGATCGCGATGGACCTGTCAGACATCGTGTCGAAGCTCGGCCATAGCGTCGTCGCCACCGCCGACACCGCGAGCAAGGCCGTGGTCGCCGCCGCCCAACACAAGCCCGATCTAGTGCTGGCGGATGTGCAGCTTGCAGATGGGTCATCCGGCATCGACGCCGTCGCTGACATACTGGGTCAAATGCAAGTGCCGGTGATCTTTATCACCGCCTTCCCAGATCGCCTGCTCACCGGCGAGCGTCCGGAGCCGACCTTCCTTATTACCAAGCCGTATCTCGAAGAGACAGTGCAGGCCGCCGTGAGCCAAGCTTTGTTCTTCGAAAGCACGCGCGAAGTCGCATAA
- a CDS encoding RNA polymerase sigma-70 factor of ECF subfamily, translating into MAEAASSHPDFRTELVRLMPNLRAFARSLCPNPARADDLVQDTLVKALANKDRFQPGTNMGAWLFTILRNTYYSDLRRTRREVEDAEGEHAASLADLPNQNGAADLQDFKRAFAQLNDDHREILTLVGAFGMPYEEAAEICGCAVGTVKSRVSRARKRLAEILEIDEADGADMDEASKLPHGVIAGSW; encoded by the coding sequence ATGGCTGAAGCCGCTTCTTCGCACCCGGACTTCCGCACGGAGCTTGTCCGGCTCATGCCGAACCTGCGCGCGTTCGCACGTTCGTTGTGCCCCAATCCGGCCCGCGCCGATGACTTGGTCCAGGATACATTGGTGAAGGCGCTCGCGAACAAAGACCGCTTTCAGCCGGGCACCAACATGGGCGCGTGGTTGTTCACCATCCTCCGCAACACGTATTATTCCGACCTGCGCCGCACACGGCGCGAAGTTGAGGATGCGGAAGGCGAACACGCTGCATCGCTCGCGGATTTGCCGAACCAGAACGGCGCTGCCGACTTGCAAGATTTCAAGCGCGCGTTCGCGCAACTGAACGACGACCATCGCGAAATTCTCACGCTCGTTGGCGCGTTTGGGATGCCCTATGAGGAGGCTGCCGAGATTTGCGGGTGCGCCGTGGGCACCGTAAAGAGCCGTGTGAGCCGCGCGCGTAAGCGTTTGGCCGAGATTCTCGAGATTGATGAAGCCGACGGCGCGGACATGGATGAGGCCAGCAAATTGCCTCACGGCGTCATCGCGGGATCTTGGTGA
- a CDS encoding sensory transduction histidine kinase, with product MAALLGLAFLPAGVIAMQAGLSAVSERQAGFQQSVGAQEALVVGELREELIQLREMARTLAANASLFVDDARVCNDTLVDLGERFPNIANIVVIDASARVRCANHAAAVGQHIESPLVETATSAGRSAVGFVRSPVLSAMPVFAAVAPTSVGPRSWNVGVSRAAQPLMERVAQVSSQRDTYSILVDGQGQVLVRFGMPLSRGDERELTEFLREGATTWSGGAFAIGSSWAVIAPVQENALYLLRGWRPAPLTWSERGEIALALALPLLLWLIAVAAAWWAVEVYVARPLSVLEDLARAYARGQTTYGEEMLLRGAPMELASLRRTMAAMAKTLSGRELRLAEALREERTLLREVHHRVKNNLQMMASILSIQSRSAEDEAEARGLARANERVHVLAIAHTHIYASGEVHEIALDELAAEIARTLVGSRGSDVRLKSELEPVRAEVDEAVAFAFLIGEAVCIALDATPAGKGAIINLALKGVSEGAIFLGVTSPDADTVAPTASSALRLIQAFARQLNANVTSCQATPTLIEITIPPAAAPAPAPAPAEA from the coding sequence TTGGCGGCGCTGCTAGGGCTGGCGTTCCTGCCTGCGGGCGTCATCGCCATGCAGGCGGGTTTGTCCGCCGTCAGCGAACGCCAAGCCGGTTTCCAGCAAAGCGTTGGCGCACAAGAGGCGCTGGTGGTGGGTGAGCTCCGCGAGGAGCTCATCCAGCTGCGCGAAATGGCGCGCACTTTGGCGGCCAACGCTTCGCTCTTCGTCGATGACGCACGCGTTTGCAACGATACTTTGGTCGATCTGGGCGAACGCTTCCCCAACATCGCCAACATCGTCGTGATCGACGCCTCGGCTCGCGTTCGGTGCGCAAATCACGCCGCGGCCGTCGGGCAGCATATCGAGTCTCCGCTGGTTGAAACCGCAACAAGCGCGGGGCGCTCGGCGGTTGGGTTCGTGCGCTCTCCAGTCTTGAGCGCAATGCCGGTTTTTGCCGCCGTGGCGCCAACTTCAGTGGGGCCACGCTCATGGAATGTGGGCGTGTCTCGCGCCGCGCAGCCGCTCATGGAGAGGGTCGCGCAAGTTTCCTCGCAACGAGACACCTACAGCATATTGGTTGATGGCCAAGGCCAGGTGCTGGTTCGCTTCGGCATGCCATTGAGCAGGGGCGATGAGCGAGAACTGACAGAGTTCCTTAGGGAGGGCGCCACGACCTGGAGCGGTGGTGCGTTTGCGATTGGATCGAGTTGGGCTGTGATCGCTCCAGTGCAGGAGAATGCACTGTATCTCCTGCGGGGTTGGCGTCCCGCGCCTTTGACGTGGTCAGAGCGGGGCGAGATTGCGCTCGCATTGGCGTTACCCTTGTTGCTTTGGCTGATCGCTGTCGCCGCCGCCTGGTGGGCGGTCGAGGTATACGTGGCGCGTCCGCTGTCAGTGCTTGAGGATTTGGCGCGCGCCTACGCGCGCGGGCAGACCACATACGGGGAAGAAATGCTGCTGCGCGGAGCGCCGATGGAATTGGCGAGCTTGCGGCGGACGATGGCGGCGATGGCGAAGACGCTGAGCGGACGCGAGCTGCGCTTGGCAGAAGCCCTGCGCGAAGAGCGTACTTTGCTGCGCGAAGTGCACCATCGGGTGAAGAACAACCTGCAAATGATGGCGAGCATCCTCTCGATCCAGTCCCGCTCTGCCGAGGACGAGGCGGAGGCGCGTGGTCTCGCCCGCGCAAATGAACGCGTCCATGTGTTGGCGATCGCCCACACTCACATCTACGCGTCTGGCGAAGTACACGAGATCGCCCTGGACGAGCTGGCCGCAGAGATCGCACGTACGTTGGTGGGATCGCGCGGCAGCGATGTGCGCTTGAAGAGCGAGCTAGAACCGGTCCGCGCCGAGGTGGACGAGGCGGTGGCGTTCGCGTTCCTCATTGGCGAAGCCGTCTGTATCGCGCTTGACGCGACGCCCGCTGGGAAGGGCGCGATCATCAATCTGGCGCTGAAGGGTGTGTCGGAAGGCGCGATTTTCCTCGGTGTCACGTCGCCAGACGCAGACACGGTGGCGCCAACCGCGTCTTCCGCACTTCGCCTGATTCAGGCGTTCGCGCGCCAACTCAACGCAAACGTGACGTCTTGCCAGGCGACGCCCACCCTGATCGAGATCACGATCCCGCCGGCGGCCGCGCCTGCGCCCGCACCGGCGCCCGCCGAAGCGTAG
- a CDS encoding cAMP-binding proteins (catabolite gene activator and regulatory subunit of cAMP-dependent protein kinases), translated as MKPLIARINAYSDLTDADFETLLAAPVARVTLRANAKIINVGDTLTHVFVVSRGWAIRYRTLNDGSRQIVNVMLPGDCFDLQALIDTKADHSVDSISAVEMLRARRDDFLNAIRANGRLATAFWWASVQEESILREHIVRLGRRSGVERLAHLLLELQRRLHLAGVSESDTIAMPLSRDVIADMLGLSPVHVSRSMSALRREALIRTSDSSVQILAPKRLAELAQFDPSYLHTDKKQRLA; from the coding sequence ATGAAGCCCCTCATCGCCCGCATCAACGCGTATTCCGATTTGACTGACGCGGATTTCGAAACCCTGCTCGCAGCGCCTGTGGCGCGCGTAACGTTGCGCGCGAACGCCAAGATCATCAATGTCGGCGATACGCTGACGCACGTGTTCGTGGTGTCTCGTGGCTGGGCCATCCGGTACCGAACATTGAATGACGGCAGCCGTCAGATCGTCAATGTCATGCTCCCCGGCGATTGCTTCGACCTTCAAGCGCTGATTGACACAAAAGCGGATCATTCCGTGGATTCAATCTCCGCGGTTGAGATGCTACGGGCGCGGCGCGATGATTTTCTGAACGCGATCCGCGCGAACGGACGCTTGGCCACTGCATTCTGGTGGGCGTCGGTACAAGAGGAATCAATCCTTCGCGAGCATATTGTTCGTCTCGGTCGGCGCTCCGGCGTTGAGCGTTTGGCGCACCTGTTGCTGGAGCTGCAGCGTCGCTTGCATCTGGCCGGTGTTTCCGAAAGCGACACGATTGCGATGCCACTCTCCCGCGACGTGATTGCAGATATGCTGGGGCTTTCTCCAGTCCACGTCTCGCGCTCCATGAGCGCGCTGCGCCGCGAAGCGCTCATCCGCACCAGTGATTCCTCGGTTCAGATATTGGCCCCGAAGCGCTTGGCCGAGCTCGCTCAATTCGATCCATCATACCTTCACACCGATAAGAAACAGCGGCTCGCTTGA
- a CDS encoding chemotaxis protein methyltransferase CheR, which translates to MNTGRTSGERAESHADLERLLTALPAAIYTTDAEGYVTFYNEAAEALAGRRPEIGRDRWCVSWRLWRPDGSELPHDSCPMAQALKTGEAVRGVELVAERPNGERVRVMPFPSPLRDDAGRLIGAVNMLVDMGPLKSAEAAAGRRASQQAALFRFTDRLYRADAIDDVYEAALDAITSALNCRRASILLFDDFGVMRFVASRGLSEGYQRAVDGHSPWTLGTIDPQPICIEEAATDASLGAAKHAIAAEGIRALTFIPIVEQGAVIGKFMAYYDNPHAFGAEEIEIAVTIGRQLGFAVERSRAKERFGLVFDRAGVGMVLMREDCSIVRANPAFAIIVDRPIDDVIGARCTDFTHKDDVNANAAAVDALRLSGGPVTFEKRYIRTSGEVVWARVTLSLVADRQILAVVEDVTGPVQAQRQRLLLIHELNHRVKNTLATVQSLADQTLRNTVRSDDARALFNSRLAALSRAHDLLTRRSWESAGMREMVEAALAPFMPLGRVRLNGVDFEITPKQSLAFAIALHELATNASKYGSLSNEGGAVEVSWAKHGNAISLNWTERGGPPVAEPERNGFGLRLLRRNLAHDLGGETRVDFAPSGVVAHITSAAQAQVGETV; encoded by the coding sequence ATGAATACTGGGCGGACGAGCGGCGAACGCGCCGAATCGCACGCGGATCTGGAGCGCCTTCTGACGGCGCTTCCAGCGGCGATCTACACAACGGACGCGGAAGGCTACGTGACCTTCTACAACGAGGCCGCCGAAGCGCTCGCAGGGCGTCGCCCAGAGATTGGCCGTGACCGCTGGTGCGTATCCTGGCGCCTCTGGCGCCCGGATGGGTCCGAGTTGCCGCACGATTCTTGCCCCATGGCGCAAGCGCTTAAGACCGGTGAGGCTGTGCGCGGCGTGGAATTGGTGGCGGAGCGACCCAATGGAGAGCGGGTGCGCGTTATGCCGTTTCCGAGCCCGTTGCGAGACGATGCCGGCCGGCTCATTGGGGCGGTAAATATGCTGGTCGACATGGGCCCGCTCAAATCCGCCGAGGCCGCGGCTGGGCGTCGCGCCAGCCAGCAAGCTGCGCTTTTCCGATTTACCGACAGGCTCTATCGCGCTGACGCCATCGACGACGTGTACGAAGCAGCGCTTGATGCAATCACCAGCGCTCTGAATTGCCGTCGCGCGAGCATCCTTCTGTTTGATGATTTCGGCGTGATGCGCTTCGTGGCCAGCCGCGGGCTCTCCGAGGGCTATCAACGGGCCGTCGACGGACATTCGCCTTGGACATTAGGAACCATCGATCCGCAGCCCATTTGCATTGAAGAAGCCGCCACCGACGCAAGCCTCGGCGCCGCCAAGCACGCGATCGCCGCGGAGGGCATTCGCGCATTGACATTCATTCCGATCGTCGAGCAGGGCGCCGTCATCGGCAAGTTCATGGCGTATTACGACAACCCCCACGCGTTCGGCGCCGAAGAAATCGAAATCGCCGTGACCATCGGTCGTCAGCTTGGCTTTGCCGTCGAGCGTTCACGCGCCAAGGAGCGGTTCGGACTCGTGTTCGATCGTGCCGGCGTTGGCATGGTGCTGATGCGTGAAGATTGCAGCATCGTCCGAGCCAACCCCGCATTCGCGATCATCGTCGATCGTCCGATTGATGATGTGATTGGCGCACGCTGCACGGATTTTACGCACAAGGATGACGTCAACGCGAACGCTGCGGCCGTCGACGCCCTTCGGCTGAGCGGCGGGCCGGTGACATTCGAGAAGCGCTATATTCGTACATCCGGTGAGGTCGTGTGGGCGCGGGTCACGTTGTCGCTCGTCGCCGACCGGCAAATCTTGGCGGTGGTCGAGGACGTCACAGGTCCGGTCCAAGCGCAACGCCAGCGTTTGCTGCTGATCCACGAGCTTAACCATCGGGTCAAAAACACCCTCGCCACCGTACAATCCTTGGCGGACCAGACGTTGCGCAACACCGTCCGCAGCGATGATGCGCGCGCCCTGTTCAACTCGCGCCTCGCCGCACTTTCGCGGGCGCACGATCTGCTGACACGCCGGAGCTGGGAAAGCGCGGGCATGCGCGAAATGGTGGAAGCCGCGCTCGCACCCTTTATGCCGCTCGGGCGCGTGAGACTGAATGGCGTGGATTTCGAGATCACACCGAAGCAATCGCTCGCGTTCGCCATTGCCTTGCATGAATTGGCCACCAACGCTTCGAAGTATGGTTCGCTCTCGAACGAGGGCGGAGCCGTTGAGGTGTCGTGGGCCAAGCACGGCAACGCGATTTCGCTCAATTGGACCGAACGCGGCGGGCCCCCTGTGGCAGAGCCCGAGCGAAATGGGTTTGGGTTGCGTCTGTTGCGGCGTAACCTCGCGCATGATCTAGGCGGCGAGACGCGGGTTGATTTTGCGCCAAGCGGCGTCGTTGCGCACATCACCAGCGCCGCCCAAGCGCAGGTAGGGGAGACTGTTTGA
- a CDS encoding response regulator, with the protein MQTVPRQRVLVVEDEAVVAMLIEDMLADLGHEVAAIAGKLDHALTASRDLPLDLAILDVNLNGQRTYEVAEVLRSRGVPVIFATGYGAGGIDAAWRDAEVLQKPFQIEALSSAIATVVRPA; encoded by the coding sequence ATGCAAACCGTGCCGCGCCAGCGTGTGCTGGTCGTTGAAGACGAAGCCGTCGTGGCCATGCTGATTGAGGATATGCTGGCGGATCTCGGCCATGAGGTGGCGGCAATCGCCGGCAAACTCGATCACGCCCTCACCGCGTCGCGCGATCTGCCGCTCGATTTGGCTATCTTGGACGTGAACCTCAATGGTCAGCGCACCTACGAAGTGGCGGAGGTTCTGCGTTCACGCGGCGTGCCGGTGATTTTCGCCACCGGCTATGGCGCCGGCGGCATAGACGCGGCTTGGCGCGATGCGGAAGTGCTTCAAAAGCCGTTTCAGATCGAGGCTCTGTCGAGCGCGATCGCCACAGTGGTTCGCCCCGCGTGA